GCATGACCGTGTCGAAACGCTCACCGAGGCGCAGCTCCTGCACCTGGGCGACCACCGTGCGCGCGCCGCGCACCCTGGCCAGCATCTCCGGCGACTCGTCCACGGCCACCACCTCGAAGCCGAGGTCGATGAGCGGGTGCGTGACCCGGCCGACTCCCGCGCCCAGCTCCAGCACCGAACCGCCGGGCGGGGTCACCCCGGCGACGATCCCGGGCTCGTCGCCGGCCTCGAGCATGCTGTAGAACTCGACGGGGGAGCCGTCGGGAGTGATGGGCCCCGGGCCCGTTCCTGTGTTCCGCATACGTCGAACCTAGCTCCGGGGTGGCGTCGCGGGCGATCAGTTCCCCGCGGGCTGCATGTCCCGGCCGCCCTGCCTGCCGTCGTCGTGCCGGCCGTCGTCGTGCCTGCCGGTGGTGTCCCGCCTGCCGCCGTCCCGCCAGGCGCTGTTCTGCTTGCCGTTCTGTCTGCCGCCGTTTCGCCTGCCATCGGCGCCGGCCGGGCGCCGGGCGCGCACGCGCATGCTCAGCAGTGAGCCGCGCTCGTCGCGTTCGAGCACGACCTCGTCGCACAGGTGCTGGATCACCCAGAGGCCGTAGCCGTGCGAGGCGGTACGGTCCAGGTCGGCCTTGGCGAGGTGGTCGTGCGTCAGCAGGCCGGCGGGGTCGAGGACGTCCACGACGACGTCGCCGCCGGTGGCGCGCGCGGTCACCGCGCCCGTCTTGCCGCCGTGGTCGAGCACGTTGGTGACGGCCTCGTTCACCGCCAGCACCAGATCCTCCAGCCGCCGCTCGGGCAGGCCGCAGTGGCGGCCGTGCAGGCGCACCAGATCTCTGATCAGGCCGAGGTCGGCCGTGATGGGACACCGTAGTTCGAACTCGAAGACCATGACCATTCTGCCCGCCGAGGGCCGGGGAGGAATCCGCGGGCCCTGTTCCAGCTTTCCCTGATGGAGATCGGCAAACGTGCGCCTTCCCTCGTCCACCGGCGGTGATGCGTTGGGATCGCTCCCACGGCCGCGCGACGCCCGCCTGGACGGTTGCCGAGCGAGCCCGGACAGAGCGCCTCCTAAGCGCATATGTCGGGACAAGGCTTGGTCAAGGGAGGAATCATGGCAGGTCAGCGCCGGTTATCGTGAGGCGCCGGTTATCGAGAGGCACGGTGAGGCCCTGAGCACGGACGGGTGGTGACATGGGCGCATCCGACATGGGGAGAAGAGGGGCGTTCCCCGCGGTCGCGGTGATCGACGGCGACGGCGTCATGATCGGCTGGACACAGGCCGCCGAGGAGCTCACCGGCTACCCCGCCGCCGCCATCCTCGGCCGCTCCGTCACCACCCTCCTCCTGCCCGGCCCCGCCGAGGACGGCTACCCCGAGCCCGGCGGCGACCCGGCCAGGGCCGGGCTGGTGGAGCTGCGGCGGCGCGACGGCGGCAGGGTCGTCGTCCGCGCCGAGGTGGCCCCGCTCGACACCGCCAGGGCGGGGGAGTCCTGGCTCGTCTCGGCCATCCCGGCCGCCGACGACCTGTCCGGCGGCACCGGGTCGCTGCTGGAGTCGCTCATCAGCCGCTTCCCCGTCGCCATGGCCATCTGGGACAGAGACCTGCGCTGCGTCTGGCTGAACACCGCGGCGGAGAACCTGGAGAACGTCTTCCCCCACTACCACCTCGGCCGCTCCCTGGCCGACCCCATCCCCGGCCTGGACACCGGGGCCGCGCAGGACGCGATGCGCAGGGTGCTCGCCGACGGCACCCCCATGATCGACCGCGAGGCCCGCTGGACCTCCCCCGACGGGAGCCAGGAGTGCACGCTGTCCACCTCGCTGTTCCGCCTGGAGGGCATGGACGGCAGGCCGCTGGGCGTCTGCTCGCTGGCCCTGGACATCAGCCACAGCAGGGCCAGGGACCGCCTGGCCCTGCTGCGCGAGGCCAGCGTGCGGATCGGCAGCACGCTGGACGTCAGGAAGACCGCGCAGGAGCTGGCCGACCTGGCCGTGCCCGTCCTGGCCGACTACGTGACCGTCGACCTGTCCGAGGCGACGCTGCCCGACGCCGAGCCCCTGCAGCGGCTGGCCGCCACGGAGGTGAGCGTCCCCGTCTTCCGCCGGGCCGGCGTGGCCTCGGTCCACGAGGGGATCCCCGAGTCGTTGTGGGCCCTCGGGGAGGCCGTGTTCGTGCCGCCCGACTCCCCGTTCACCCGGGTGCTGGCCACGCGGCGGCCGCACTACGAGGCCGTGCTCGACACCTCGCCCGGCGGCTGGCTGGGCCAGGACCCCGATCGGGCGCGGATCATCCACGGCACCGGCATGCACACGCTGATCATCGTCCCGCTGGAGGCGCGCGGCGACATCCTGGGCGTGGCCGTGTTCGTGCGCAACAGTAATCCGGCCGCGTTCACCAGGGACGACCTGCTCCTGGCCGAGGAACTGGTCGCGCGGGCCGCGCTGAGCCTGGACAACGCGCGCCGGTACACGCGCGAGCGCAACACCGCGCTCGCGCTGCAGCGCGACCTGCTGCCGCGCAACCTGTACGGCGGCGCCGCCGTCGAGGTGGCCTCCCGCTACCTGCCCTCCGACGTGCACGAGGGCGTCGGCGGCGACTGGTACGACGCCATCCGCCTGCCCGGCGCCCGGATCGCCCTGGTCGTCGGCGACGTCACCGGGCACGGCGTCAACGCCGCCGCCACCATGGGCCGGCTGCGCACCGCCGTGCGCACCCTGTCGTACCTGGACCTGGGCCCGCACGAGGTGCTCAGGCACCTCGACCGGCTGGTGGCCGAGGACTCCTGTGACCTCGACCAGGCGGGCGCCACCTGCCTGTACGTCGTCTACGACCCGGCCACCCGGCGCTGCACGATGGCCGCCGCCGGGCATCCGCCGCCCGCGGTGGTGGCCCCGTCGGGCGAGGTGACGTTCCCCTCGCTGCCCAGCGGCACCCCGATCGGCCTCGGGCTGGGCGCGTTCGAGTCGCACGACCTGCACCTCGACGCCGGAACCGTGCTCGCCCTCTACACCGACGGCCTGATCGAGACGCGCCAGGCCGACCTCGACGCCGGCATGGCCAGGCTCGGCACGGCCCTGGCGGGCGCGTCGGCGCTGCCGACGCTGGAGGGCCTGTGCGCCGCCGTAATCGGCGCCATCGTGGGCGACGGCCCCGCCGAGGACGACGTCGCCCTGCTCATGGCCCGCACCCGCGCCTGACGCTCACCGGTCGGCCATGGTGCCGTCCTCCAGCCGGCTGACGGGCAGGTAGGCCCGCCGGTACGGGTACCGTCCGGCCAGGTCGTCGCGGTCATCCACGCCCGGCCCCGGGTGTCGCCCGGATGCGGGCAACCGCCCGCAGAAGCGGTAGGCGTGCGGCCGTTGAGCGTGGCCTCGCCGAGCCCGTACCCTCCCTGGTCGGTGCGCACGCGCAGCGTCACGAACGTCCGTCCCGGGCAGGTCATCAGGACCTCGACGTCGGTGATCCTCATGCCGGCTCCAGAACGCGCACCCCGTACGGCGGCAGCTCCACGACGCTGACCGGGGCGCCGTTCTCGAGCGCACGGGCGAGCGAAGCGGAACGTCGGCGACCACTCCGCCCCAGGTTTTCGACCCCCAGAGCCAGAACAAGCCCCACCCCGCTTGAACGGCGGCGCTTTCGAGCGGATCCTAAGCACAAAGTCCGATCATGACGCGTGCGCCCCCCCGGGGCAGCCGCCCGACCATCATGGAGGACGCGTGACACAGGCCGATCACGCGGTTCACCGGCCGGCGGGCCACCCCGCCCTCCTCGGCCTTCGACGCTGACCACCCCCCGGGACGGGAGCTGTCCCGGCCGCGAAGGAGACCACATGAGAACGGGAACCTGGCTGATCGGCGCACGCGGATCGGTAGCCGTCACGAGCATGATCGGAGCCCTCGCCATCCGCGCCGGCCTGACGCCCCCCACCGGCTGCGTCCTGGAATCGCCCGCCCTGCGCGAACGCATCCGCCCCGGCGTCGGCGACCTGGTCTTCGGCGGGCACGACGTCACTTCCGTCCCGCTGGAGAAGAAGGCCGCGGAGCTGGCGGGCTCCGGGGTGGTGCCGGCCGCGCTCGCGCTCGCCGTGAAGGACGACCTGGCCGCCGTCGAGCAGCACGTACGTCCCCTGCCCACCGCCGACACCCAGGCCGAAACCGCCGGCGCCATCGCCGCCGACCTGGACCGCTTCCGCCGCGAGCACGACCTGGACCGCGTCGTCGTCATCAACGTCTCGACCACCGAGCCCGTCCCGCCCCCGCACCCCGCCCACACCTCGCTCGACGAGCTGCGCACCGCCCTGTCCCGCACCTCCTCCTCCACCTCTGCCGACGGCGGCCCGGTGCTGCCGCCCAGCTCGCTGGCCGCCTACGCCGCGCTGTCCGCCGGCTGCCCGTACGTCGACTTCACCCCGTCCGCGGGCGCCCGCCTGCCCGCGCTGGACGCGCTCGCCCGCGAGCGTGGCCTCCCGTACGCCGGCCACGACGGCAAAACGGGGGAGACGCTGGTCAAGTCGGTGCTGGCCCCCATGTTCGCCCAGCGCAACCTCAAGGTACGCACCTGGTCCGGCATCAACCTCCTGGGCGGCGGCGACGGCGCCAACCTCACCCGGCCGGGCGCGAACGCCGCCAAGTCCGCCAGCAAGCAACGCGTGCTGCCCGAGACGCTCGGCTACCTGCCGCAGGGTGAGACGCGCATCGACTACCTGGAGGACCTGGGGGACTTCAAGACGGCGTGGGACCTGGTGACGTTCGAGGGGTTCCTGGGCACGGGCATGCGCATGGAGTTCACCTGGCACGGCTGCGACTCCGCGCTCGCGGCGCCCCTCGTCCTGGATCTGGCCCGGCTGACGGCCGCCGCTCACCGGGCCGGGCGTGCCGGGCCGCTGCCCGAGCTGGCGTTCTTCTTCAAGGATCCGCTGGGCGAGGTGCCGCACGGGCTGGCCGAACAGTGGCGGCTGCTGTGCGACCTCGTCACCGCCCTCAACCCGGAGCACACCCCGTGACCCGGCCCCCCGGGAGCCACGCCTTACGGCCCCAGCCCCCAGCCGCCGCCCTGATGGCCTCCGCGCCGCCTCGCGACCGGGCAACCTCCCCACCTCCCACCTCTACATGGCCTTCCACCTGCGCCGACGCGAGCGCGACACACCGTCGTGTGACGGGCGTCACCACCGCCGCGCGATATAGTGCCGCTGGCCGATCCGGGTCGAGAGAGGCTCGTCGATGACCGCGTTGCGGGACCTGCTCGAACTCGTCCGAGCACCGGCCGCCCTGTCGGTCCCCGGCGACGTGACCGCGGGCGCCGCGGCCGGGCGCACGCTCGGCCCCCGGACGCTCGGCCTGGCGTGCTCCTCCGTCTGCCTCTACTGGGCGGGCATGGCCGCCAACGACTGGGCCGACCGCCACCTCGACGCCACCGAACGCCCCGAACGCCCCATCCCCTCCGGCCGGGTCCGCCCTGGCACGGCCCTGGGCGTGGCGGCCGGGCTCACCGCCGCGGGTCTCACCACCGCCGCGCTCTCCGGTGGCCGCCGGGCCCTGGCCGTCGCCGTACCCCTGGCGGGGGCGATCTGGGCGTACGACCTGGTCGCCAAGAACACGCGTGCAGGCCCGCTCGTGATGGCGCTGTGCCGCGGTCTGGACGTGCTGCTGGGCGCGACACCGGCGCCGGCGCCGGCGCCACGCCACCCGGCCGCCGACTCCGCACGAGGCCCGACACCGCGACGTCCGTCCCTCGGCGACGCTCTGTCCACGACGCTCCCCACCGGGCGCGGCGCCGGGCCATTCGCCGCCCTCCCCGCCGCCCTGACCGTCGCCGCCCACACCTACCTCCTCACCGACCTGTCCCGAGGCGAGACCTCCGGCACCACCCGCCACCGCCCGGCCGCCACCCTGACAGGCACCCTCGCCCTGGCCGCCACCACCGCCTACCACCCCTCAGGCAAGAGCCCCGCACCCGCCGTGCTGGCCGGCTGGTACGCCTCCCAGTTCGCCACCCCCCAGGCCCGGGCCGTCGCCGACCCCTCGGCAGGCCAGGTTCGCGACGCGGTCACAGCCGGGATCGTCAGCCTCCCCGCGCTCCAGGGCGCCCTGGTCGCCAGGGCGGGCGCGCCCCGGATCGGGCTGGCGCTGGCCGCGGTGGTGCCGCTGGCCAGGCGGCTGGCCAGGAAGTTGTCCCCGACATGATCAGATTCGGTTACGGCACCAACGGCTTCGCCAACCACCGCCTCACGGACGCCCTCGACGTCATCGCCGGCCTCGGCTACACCGGCGTGGCGCTCACCCTCGACCACCACCACCTCGACCCCTACGCCGACGGCCTCGCCCTGCGCGTGACCAAAATCGCCGACCGCCTGCGGACCCTCGGCCTCGGCGTGGTGGTCGAGACAGGGGCCCGCTACCTGCTCGACCCCCGCCGCAAGCACGCTCCCACCCTCCTGGACGACGACCGCGACAGGCGGATCGACTTCCTGAACAGGGCGGTGGCCATCGGCGCCGACCTGGGGGCGGAGGCGGTGTCGTGCTGGTCGGGGATCCGGCCGGCGCACGTGCCGCCTGAGCTGGCCTGGGAGCGGCTGGTGGACGGGTGCGCGCGGGTGCTGGATCGGGCGGGCGGGGTGCCGCTGGGGTTCGAGCCGGAGCCGGGGATGCTCGTGGACACGATCGCCGGGTGGCACGGCCTGCGGCGGGCGCTCGGGGCGCCGGACGGGTTCGGGCTCACTCTGGACATCGGGCACTGCCGTTGCAACGAGCCCGACCCGGTGCCCGACTGCGTGACGGCCGTGGGGCCGTACCTGGTCAATGTGCAGATCGACGACATGCGGCGGGGAACGCACGAGCACCTGGAGTTCGGCGACGGCGAGATCGACTTCCCGCCGGTGCTGCGCGCGCTCGCCGGCTCCGGGTATCGCGGGCTGGTCGCCGTCGAGCTCCCACGCCACTCCCACGCCGCCCCCGACGTAGCCGCCCGCTCCCTCACCTTCCTCCGCCACGCCGAAGAGCGCGCCGAAGAGCGCATCGACTTCCGAAGGAGGCCGAACGTGATGCCCCCCGAGCGGCTGCGCGCCGCACTCCGTGACACCCCCGCCGCCACCTGGCTGGACGAGGCCCTGACCCACCCCGACACGTTCACCCGCTCCTTCACCTCAGCCGGCCGCCGCACCGGCCGCGCCCCGCTCCCCGCCGCCCCCGGCTGGACCGCCGACGAGGCGGCCCGGGCCCTGCTGCTGGCCGCCCTGCCCCAGGACCGCGCCGCCACCGAGGCGCAGGACCTCTACCACCACGGCGACGCCGACGAGAAACGAGCCGTGCTCAAGGCACTCGCCCTCCTTCCCATCGGCCCGCGAGCGGTCCCGCTCCTGCACGACGCCATCCGCACGAACGACGCCCGCCTGCTGGCCGCCGCCCTCGGCCCCTACGCGACCCACCTGGACCAGGCCGCCTGGCGGCAGGCGGTGCTCAAGTGCGTGTTCATGGGCGTCCCGCTGTCGGAGGTGGACCGGCTGGACGAGCGGGCCGACGCCGAGCTGGCCGCCATGCTGACGGCGTTCGCCGAGGAACGGCAGGCGGCCGGCCGCCCCATGCCCGCCGACGCCGCCGCCCTGCTCAGCCGCCTCACCAGCCGCCTCACCAGCCGCCCGCCGACCGAGGAGAGCTAGATGCGCATCTTCGACCCGCACATCCACATGACCTCGCGCACCACCGACGACTACGCGCGCATGGCCGCAGCCGGGGTCGCCGCCGTCGTGGAGCCGTCGTTCTGGCTGGGCCAGCCGCGCACCAACCCGGGCTCGTTCACCGACTACTTCGACTCGCTCCTCGGCTGGGAGCCGTACCGGGCCGCCCAGTTCGGCGTGGTGCACCACGCCACGATCGCGCTCAACCCCAAGGAGGCGGGCGACCCGCGCTGCCGTCCCGTCCTCGACCTGCTGCCCCGCTACCTGGACAAGGACCGGGTGGTCGCGGTCGGCGAGATCGGCTACGACTCCATGACCCCCGAGGAGGACGACGCCTTCGAACGCCAGCTCGCCCTGGCCATCGAGCACGAGCTGCCCGCGCTGGTGCACACCCCGCACCGCGACAAGGCCGCGGGCACCCGCCGCACGCTCGACCTCGTCAAGGCCGCCGGCATCGACCCGGGCCGGGTCGCCGTGGACCACCTCAACGAGGTCACCATCGACCTCGTGCACGACTCCGGCTGCTGGATGGGCTTCTCCATCTACCCGGAGACCAAGATGTCGCCGCCGCGCATGGTCGAGCTGCTGCGCAAGTACGGCACCGAGCGCATGCTGGTGAACTCGGCCGCCGACTGGGGCGTCTCCGACCCGCTGCTCACCCTGGCGACGGCAGAGGCGATGCTGGCGGCCGGGTTCGGCGAGGACGACGTGGAGCGGGTCATGTGGCGCAACCCGGTGGAGTTCTACGCCCAGTCTGGCCGCCTCGACCTGACCGGCGTCACCGGGGCGGCCGAGCCCACGTTCGCCGGCAGCTCCATCAAGCGCGGCGGCGAGTGATGCGGCTGCGGCACCGCTCCGGGACGACGCTGCACCTCGGCTACTGCACGAACGTGCACCCGGCCGAGGACCTCGACGGCATCATCGCCCAGTTCGACACGTACGCGGTCCCGATCAGGGCCCGGCTCGAGACGGACGTGCTGGGCCTGGGGCTCTGGCTGGCGGCGCCCGTCGCCGAGGTGCTGGCCGCCGACCCCGCCCTGCGCGCCAGGCTGCGCGCGGAGCTGGCCGCGCGGGGGTTGGAGGTCGTGACGCTGAACGGGTTCCCGTACCGCTCCTTCCACGACCCGGTCGTCAAGCACGCCGTCTACCGTCCCGACTGGACCACGAGGGAGCGGCTGTCGTACACCTTCGACCTGGCCCGCGTCCTGGCCGACCTGCTGCCCGACGACGCGGCCAGGGGGTCGGTGTCCACGCTGCCGCTCGCCTGGCGCGTGCCGTGGTCGGTCACCATGGCGGACCAGGTGGCCCGCCGTCTCGACCAGCTCGCCGCCGGGCTGGCCGCCGTCGAGGCCGCGACCGGCCGGGTGGTGCGGGTGGCGTTCGAGCCGGAGCCGGGCTGCGTCGTGGAGACGACCGAGCAGGCGATCAGCCACCTGGCCCGCGCCGACACCTCCCGGCTCGGCATCTGCCTGGACCTGGCCCACCTGGCCTGCGCGTGGGAGCAGCCGGCCGCCGCGCTGAAGGCCCTGCGGGCCAAGGGCCTGCCGATCGTCAAGGTCCAGCTCTCGGCCGCTCTGGAGAGCGCCGACCCGCAGGCCCTGCACGAGTACGTCGAGCCGCGCTTCCTGCACCAGACCCGCAACCCGCACGGCGAGGCGGCCGACGACCTGGACGAGGCGCTCGCCCGCGGCCTGCCGGGCCCGTGGCGGGTGCACTACCACGTGCCGCTGCACGCCGCCCCCGAGCCGCCGCTGGCCACCACCGCGCCGGTGCTGGTCGAGGCGCTCAGGGAGCTGGCCGGCGGGCGCGAGCCGCTGTGCGACCACTACGACGTGGAGACCTACACCTGGGGCGTGCTGCCGCCCGCGCTGCGCCCCCGTACCCCGCAACAGCTCGCCGCCGGCATCGCCGGCGAGCTCGACTTCGCCCGCACGCACCTGCGCGACCTCGGAGTGACGGCATGACGAAGCTGCTGGTCCTTGACGTGGTGGGGCTGACCCCGAGACTGCTGGCCCACATGCCGCGCCTGCGCGCGCTGGCCGCGAACGGCTGCCAGGCCGGGCTCGGCACCGTCCTGCCGGCGGTCACCTGCTCGGCGCAGTCCACGTTCCTGACGGGCCTGCCGCCGTCGGGGCACGGCATCGTGGGCAACGGCTGGTACTTCCGCGAACTCGGCGAGGTGCTGCTCTGGCGCCAGCACAACGCGCTGGTCGGCGGCGAGAAGGTGTGGCAGGCCGCCCGCCGCGACCGGCCCGGCTTCACGGTGGCGAACATCTGCTGGTGGTACGCCATGGGCGCCGACGTCGACTGGACCGTCACGCCCCGCCCGATCTACCGCGCCGACGGCCGCAAGGACCCCGACTGCTACACCGACCCGCCCGGCCTGCACGACGAGCTGACCGCGAGGCTCGGCACGTTCCCGCTGTTCAGCTACTGGGGGCCGGGCGCCGGCCTGGCGTCGTCCGCCTGGATCTGCCGGGCAGCCGAGCACGTCCTGACCGCGTACGACCCGGACCTGACACTCGTCTACGTGCCGCACCTCGACTACGACCTGCAGCGCCACGGCCCCTCGGACCCGCGCGCCGCCGCCGCGGCGGCCG
The nucleotide sequence above comes from Nonomuraea gerenzanensis. Encoded proteins:
- a CDS encoding ATP-binding protein; amino-acid sequence: MVFEFELRCPITADLGLIRDLVRLHGRHCGLPERRLEDLVLAVNEAVTNVLDHGGKTGAVTARATGGDVVVDVLDPAGLLTHDHLAKADLDRTASHGYGLWVIQHLCDEVVLERDERGSLLSMRVRARRPAGADGRRNGGRQNGKQNSAWRDGGRRDTTGRHDDGRHDDGRQGGRDMQPAGN
- a CDS encoding SpoIIE family protein phosphatase, which codes for MGASDMGRRGAFPAVAVIDGDGVMIGWTQAAEELTGYPAAAILGRSVTTLLLPGPAEDGYPEPGGDPARAGLVELRRRDGGRVVVRAEVAPLDTARAGESWLVSAIPAADDLSGGTGSLLESLISRFPVAMAIWDRDLRCVWLNTAAENLENVFPHYHLGRSLADPIPGLDTGAAQDAMRRVLADGTPMIDREARWTSPDGSQECTLSTSLFRLEGMDGRPLGVCSLALDISHSRARDRLALLREASVRIGSTLDVRKTAQELADLAVPVLADYVTVDLSEATLPDAEPLQRLAATEVSVPVFRRAGVASVHEGIPESLWALGEAVFVPPDSPFTRVLATRRPHYEAVLDTSPGGWLGQDPDRARIIHGTGMHTLIIVPLEARGDILGVAVFVRNSNPAAFTRDDLLLAEELVARAALSLDNARRYTRERNTALALQRDLLPRNLYGGAAVEVASRYLPSDVHEGVGGDWYDAIRLPGARIALVVGDVTGHGVNAAATMGRLRTAVRTLSYLDLGPHEVLRHLDRLVAEDSCDLDQAGATCLYVVYDPATRRCTMAAAGHPPPAVVAPSGEVTFPSLPSGTPIGLGLGAFESHDLHLDAGTVLALYTDGLIETRQADLDAGMARLGTALAGASALPTLEGLCAAVIGAIVGDGPAEDDVALLMARTRA
- a CDS encoding inositol-3-phosphate synthase, translating into MRTGTWLIGARGSVAVTSMIGALAIRAGLTPPTGCVLESPALRERIRPGVGDLVFGGHDVTSVPLEKKAAELAGSGVVPAALALAVKDDLAAVEQHVRPLPTADTQAETAGAIAADLDRFRREHDLDRVVVINVSTTEPVPPPHPAHTSLDELRTALSRTSSSTSADGGPVLPPSSLAAYAALSAGCPYVDFTPSAGARLPALDALARERGLPYAGHDGKTGETLVKSVLAPMFAQRNLKVRTWSGINLLGGGDGANLTRPGANAAKSASKQRVLPETLGYLPQGETRIDYLEDLGDFKTAWDLVTFEGFLGTGMRMEFTWHGCDSALAAPLVLDLARLTAAAHRAGRAGPLPELAFFFKDPLGEVPHGLAEQWRLLCDLVTALNPEHTP
- a CDS encoding SCO3242 family prenyltransferase, which translates into the protein MTALRDLLELVRAPAALSVPGDVTAGAAAGRTLGPRTLGLACSSVCLYWAGMAANDWADRHLDATERPERPIPSGRVRPGTALGVAAGLTAAGLTTAALSGGRRALAVAVPLAGAIWAYDLVAKNTRAGPLVMALCRGLDVLLGATPAPAPAPRHPAADSARGPTPRRPSLGDALSTTLPTGRGAGPFAALPAALTVAAHTYLLTDLSRGETSGTTRHRPAATLTGTLALAATTAYHPSGKSPAPAVLAGWYASQFATPQARAVADPSAGQVRDAVTAGIVSLPALQGALVARAGAPRIGLALAAVVPLARRLARKLSPT
- a CDS encoding EboA domain-containing protein, giving the protein MIRFGYGTNGFANHRLTDALDVIAGLGYTGVALTLDHHHLDPYADGLALRVTKIADRLRTLGLGVVVETGARYLLDPRRKHAPTLLDDDRDRRIDFLNRAVAIGADLGAEAVSCWSGIRPAHVPPELAWERLVDGCARVLDRAGGVPLGFEPEPGMLVDTIAGWHGLRRALGAPDGFGLTLDIGHCRCNEPDPVPDCVTAVGPYLVNVQIDDMRRGTHEHLEFGDGEIDFPPVLRALAGSGYRGLVAVELPRHSHAAPDVAARSLTFLRHAEERAEERIDFRRRPNVMPPERLRAALRDTPAATWLDEALTHPDTFTRSFTSAGRRTGRAPLPAAPGWTADEAARALLLAALPQDRAATEAQDLYHHGDADEKRAVLKALALLPIGPRAVPLLHDAIRTNDARLLAAALGPYATHLDQAAWRQAVLKCVFMGVPLSEVDRLDERADAELAAMLTAFAEERQAAGRPMPADAAALLSRLTSRLTSRPPTEES
- a CDS encoding TatD family hydrolase, which codes for MRIFDPHIHMTSRTTDDYARMAAAGVAAVVEPSFWLGQPRTNPGSFTDYFDSLLGWEPYRAAQFGVVHHATIALNPKEAGDPRCRPVLDLLPRYLDKDRVVAVGEIGYDSMTPEEDDAFERQLALAIEHELPALVHTPHRDKAAGTRRTLDLVKAAGIDPGRVAVDHLNEVTIDLVHDSGCWMGFSIYPETKMSPPRMVELLRKYGTERMLVNSAADWGVSDPLLTLATAEAMLAAGFGEDDVERVMWRNPVEFYAQSGRLDLTGVTGAAEPTFAGSSIKRGGE
- the eboE gene encoding metabolite traffic protein EboE, whose product is MRLRHRSGTTLHLGYCTNVHPAEDLDGIIAQFDTYAVPIRARLETDVLGLGLWLAAPVAEVLAADPALRARLRAELAARGLEVVTLNGFPYRSFHDPVVKHAVYRPDWTTRERLSYTFDLARVLADLLPDDAARGSVSTLPLAWRVPWSVTMADQVARRLDQLAAGLAAVEAATGRVVRVAFEPEPGCVVETTEQAISHLARADTSRLGICLDLAHLACAWEQPAAALKALRAKGLPIVKVQLSAALESADPQALHEYVEPRFLHQTRNPHGEAADDLDEALARGLPGPWRVHYHVPLHAAPEPPLATTAPVLVEALRELAGGREPLCDHYDVETYTWGVLPPALRPRTPQQLAAGIAGELDFARTHLRDLGVTA